ACCTCGGGACGGCACGTCTCGGGCTTGAGCACGTAGCAGATCgggtccggcggcggcggcggcgcgttcTTGATGTGCCACGTGTCGCGGACGCCGACCGTCGCCAGCGCGTCCGTCACGGGCACGAGCCCCGTCGCGATGTCGCGGTTGAAGGTGGCGCGCATGAAGATCTCGTACGCCGTGACGGGCTGGTACGCCGGCACCTCGTGGCCCGCCTGGAACACGCGCGAGAAGCTGTAGTTGCCGAGCTGCCGCGTCATGCCTGTCACGCCGTCGGGCGTGATGAGGGGCGCGTAGCCCGCGGaggcgaaggcggccgacCGGTTGTAGGGGATCGCCAGGCTCGCCTTTTCGCCGCCGACCCAGTTGCAGGCGTAATCGCGGTCGCCGTCTATACACACGATCGAGTTAGAAACAACCAAGGGGCCCaagagaagggaggggtAGGGGGGTGCTGGGGGAAGTGACGATGTCAAGATATGGtttcgtcatcgtcgtgatgtacgatgtacgatGTTGATGACGCGGATAGAACAACTCACACATCATGTGAACCTTGACTccgttgtcgaggaggtATCCAATCGACTCGCCGAACCCGCCCAGGATCATATCTGTAAACTGTATAAGCACAAACGTTTGTCTGAAGCAACCACCCGgttgggtgtgtgtgtgaagGCCAGAATTCCATCTTACCAAACGTCTGGCCGAAGCCCCTGCCCACAGCCCCCGCGGATTCCGAATAGTTGACAGGCACGCCCAGAGACGATaggacctcgccctcggtgAGGTAGCCGTACATGTGCGGCGCCGGGAAGGGGTCGTTTCGGTCGTGGCCGATGTCGTACCACCCCTTGCCGTCCGGGATCGTCTGGTACAGCATCGCGGCGTTGTATCCGCACTCCTCGAGAAACAGCCAGCACACCTCGGTGGCGTTCGTCTTGACGCCCTTGGCGACGAGCGGGCCGTGTTCCTTCAGGGCCTCTTGGCACCCGAGAATGAGGTCTCGGCAGCCGTCCGGCCGCGTCCAGTTGTGCAACAGCTGGTCATGGATGGATTGGTTGAAGACCTGGATGCCGTacgtctttttttttgcgcGTCTACAAGTCAGCCATCGTCTTTCCATGACCAACCAATTCTCAAATCTCAATGGCCAAATCAGGGGCAGATTAGCCATTGACAAGGGTTTGTTTTCCCATTCCACTCACGTTGTTGTAGGGAAAGGTGATCCACGATTCGCcctggacggcgaggtcgatgaggccgttgacgatgccgagcgtGTCGAGGTGGATGTACCGCGCGTTCCTCTCGGCCGACGACCCGTCCCGGATGCGCTCGTTCTGCGCCTGGAAGTGCCGGAAGATGCCCGGCGCGTAGTGCCCGCCGTACGACTCGGCCCAGAGGCTGACGCGGTCGTCGGCAGGGCGGTAGCCGGGGAACTCGAAGAACCAGGTCTGGGCAAAGTGCCACAGCGCGTGCGCCGCGTGCGCCGTCGTGTTGGCCGTGTGCGAGGTCTCCTGGCTCGACGCCGTGCCGTACCGGTACGTGTAGTTCCCGGCCTCGGGCAGGgtcccgccgtcgccgaagTCGGCCGGGTACATGTGCATGCCGGGGCCGAGGTCCGGGTCCAGGGCCTCGTGGATCGTGATGTTGGTGGGCGTGTCGTAGGAGAAGCCGACCTGGTTGGGCTGGTCGATGTAGAGGAGGTTGACCTCGTTGTTCCAGCTCCAGGGGTTCAGGCGCGTCGTCTTGGAGtcctcgttgacgaagcagGGGCCGttctcctcgaggaggcccaTGATGGACGAcccgccggggccgccgttGAGCCAGATGGCCAACGGGGCATTCTCGGGCGCTTTGCGGGCCTCGAAGAACCAAAAAAAGCTGTGGTGGAAAGATTGTCAGTTGGGAGTCAGAACTCGTACTTCGATTTTTCACAGGGAACTCTCACGTGTTGATCGGGTAGTCCTGcgcttcgccgtcgacgtcgtccagAGTGCCGGGCGGCAAATGCACGTAGCCGGCGTACGACTTGACGCCCGGCGTCGTCTCACAGATGCCGGGCTGATGTTGGAGCGAGGACCGTTAGTgggatgtcgtcgtcaagcGGGCTTGGAGAGCAACCGAACTGACAACTTACCTCCTTGTACGAGATGGTGACATTCTGGTGAAATTTGGACTTGAGCACCTTGATCCCCTCGGGCGTGGGCGGGAActgcgccgccgcgagcCCGACGAGCCCGCTGAGCAACAAGGGCAGCATCATCTTTGACATGAAGCTACAATGCTTAAGTTGGATGCAGCACGCAAAACCCGGACTCTCGATCTTCGATGAGGGTTGACAATGATGCTATATGAACAGGAGGATTACGTTGCCTCGTGCGTATGACGTGACGCGTTGGCCGCGTCCTGAAGGATCACAGAAGCGATTTGACGAGTGGAGTTCCCCCGGTTCACTTCTTATCCCTCCTCCAATCCCGAGATGCTGATTCGGTCAGGCCATCGACCTGCCTATCTCGGTCCGGGCATCTCCGGGTTTGGGATCGGCAGTCCGGCACGCGGCTTCGGTGAAGTGTCATCtacaaacaaacaaacaaacaatGGGCTATCTCGAGTGAGCGTAAGGGTTTTCTTTGGTGTTTTGTTATACTACAGCGTTATTTCTTGGTGGTTAATGTCGACGTCTAATCCCTTTTGGCCCCTTGCGACAACACTTGCTTCTCATTCACGTTGACACCCCCACCGCCCCCCACGATGTTTTGCAAGGAGAGCCATGCCGGCAATACGATGACGGAGAGCAAAGTACAGGGCAATCGTTCGTTCGGTAGGTCGAACACCCGGGTTTCCACACTATTTCCAGACCATTGCCCGGTAGAGTTCAATGATGTGTCGACGGGGAGTTAGGAAAAACGCAGCCCTCGACCTGGCAACACGACACAAGTAACGCCAGCCCACGAGGCTCTCGACAAATAAGCCCCAAGTTGAGAGCAAGTCGAGAGCAAAGTTGTTTCTCATTTTCTCTAGCATGTTTCCTCGACCTAGGTCGATTCGCCGCCGATCCACCGCGTCCCCCACGCGCTCTCCGTCCGGTTCCTCCCGCCGCAGCGTCCCACACTCTTCTCCGCCAGGAACTCGTCCACCTTACCGGCCAAAGCCCGATGCGCCGTGTACGTGATGTGGCCCGAGTTGTACCAGAAGTACTCGCCGATCGGCTGGCACCCGTACGCGGCGTAGTTGGTCTCGATGTCCCACGCCTTGTACTGCGGGCAGAAGGAcgtggtgttggtgatgcCGTACGCTGCCGCGTCGTCGAAGACGCGCGTGAGCCAGCCGTACGTGTCGAAGACGAGCGCCGTCGCGCCGGGGTGCTTCTCAGAAAAGGCCCGGGCGGTCTGGTTGACGGCCTCGTTGTACGTCTTGATCATGGACGTGTTGGGGAGACGCGCCGGGTTCAGCTGAGAGGCGGGCTAATCAAAGAGGTCAAGTCAGTCAAGAAGGTACACTCCCTAGgggtgcgtgtgtgtgtgtgtttcgGAGGCACATTACGTTCTTGTCGAGGGGAGGCAGGTTCAAGAAGAGAAAGTGGCGGTAGCCGGCCTCGTACACGGTCTCGAGCGCCGCGAactgctcggcgacgacggcggtgtAGAGCTCCTCCCACGTGCTCAGCCCGTTGAAGGGGAGCTTGAAACTGGCCATGTCGTTGATATCGTTGATGCCGATCCACGACGCTACCAGAGTcttgccggcgtcggcgtcgatgacgggcTTCCCCCACGTGTCCCACTGTTCGATCTGCTTCTCGTACGAGATGGTGTGGTTCCAATGCAAGGGGACGCTATTATTTCTGGTGTTAGCACAGCAACGGCCGTCAAGCCATCATCCCATTCTACAGAGCGCTTCACGTacaacgtcgtcgagatgTCGGCTCCAGCGTAGGCGAAGCCCCAGAGCTGCCTGTCGCAGTCTCGGGGGTGTCCTTCCTTGCACCCGGTCAGTTCCTGGACCCAGTTTGGGCcgccggcggacgaggtgTTCTGGCCCGGCACGATgcggtcgccgaggagctgctccGGCGTGAAGGAGATGTTGAGCTGGGAGCCGATGAAGCTGTAGGCCCAGCGGCCCTCGGTCCCCTGGACGAACGTGTACGAGTCGCCAAAGGTGAGTCTGGGcgcgtgtgtatgtgtgtgtcAGCGCCAATGGCCTCGCCAGCGAATGGGCGGTGGAGGATCTTGCTTTCTTACACGTATTCTGTGTTTTTCCAGTTGAAAGAGCTGTCAGGTGCCACCGGAGAGGCAAGAacggccgtcgaggccacTCCCAGCAGAGTTGCAGTTGAGAAAATCATCGTTCAAGTCCGTAGCAACGCTGGGTGATTTTCCCCCAACCAAAGCGTCACTAAGTCTTAAGGCCTTTGAGAGAGGAAAACACAACGCAAGACTCTGCAAAACTCCGAGTCTAAACCATTGCAATTGGATCTATCATCCTCGATATATCAGTAGTATTCCTCAATACATACCCGgcccccctttccccatTTCCCACTTCCCCGCTCTctggggggagggatagAAGCTTGTGGGGAAGACATGCAGCGTTGAAAACCCGGCAGAATGGCGCGAACACGTCCTGGAATTGCGGCTCGCAGGGGCCTGAGTGGCCTATGGCAGGCTGTCCTTGGCGGATGTATTCACATCCACCAGTGAGGTTGGGTCAGTTGGCCGGGGGGAAGCCCTTGCAGTGAGCCCTGGGGTTGCTGTTAGCTGCATCCTTGACTCGGGTGTCGCTTCAATAGATGCCGAGTTGACGACCGGGCTTGGGAGTTTCTGCGTTGTCTCAAGACGTGCCTAGTCAAGAAACCGGCAGTTGAGACTGACAAGAGCTGGGGAGGGGTAAAGGACTGGTCTCTTAACCAAGTGTTGACTCACCTCTATATTGTCCTGGTCCTATATAAGCCGAAACAGTCCTTGGTGACGGACATTTGGATGTCGGTTAACGCCTAGTTCATATGATACTCTAAGGATAGAAAACAATGTCATCGATACCATAATAGTACAATTAATTGCCAGTTCAAAGTTAACACTGAGTTTTACTCAAAGAAACCGTGGCTTGTTTTCATAAATATCTCAACTAATTCAACAAGATTATTGTTCCTACTGCAATGCTATGCTTAGCTATGCTCAAGTCGCTCAACCGATCCGTTGTGTGTAGCCTAATTCTCTGTCATCCCGACGTCTCCATTCCGATAGTCGTCAATATGCAAATTGTTCAACCGTTTCCCATGCTTCCTCGTGCTTCCTCACGCTTCCCATGCAGTCAACAGGGGCAGAACATACAAGACAGACATCCACAGACACCACAGCTTCGCCACGACATCGTCAGTCTTCTCGTTCCGTCGCAGGACggtcaacgccgccatcaagcCCCCCACGCCAACGGGCGCAACCCAGAACAAGGGCCGCAGCCCCCAGAACATCGGACACGCGGCCGACCAGACCAAGACCGCGAAGGCCAACCCGCCGCGGGCGATTTTCTCGCCGTAAAGTAGCGGGATCGTCTTGCGCCCGCGTGCCCTGTCCCCCTCCATGTCCGGGAAGTCCAGCGCCTGCACCGTCGtcgcgatggcggcgcccgTGACGGCGATCCAGGCCCACGACcgcggcagcagcgccgcgcCGCTCAGGACCGCGAGCGAGCCGGCGCTGAAGCACATGATGCCGCCCGTGTTGATGGCGTTGCGCGCCCAgatgtcgatgctgctgccgtcgaggtcgttgTACATCCACAGcagcgtcgtcatcgacagCGTCGGCAGCAGCCCGCACCCCAGCGCGGCgctgacgccgacggccagcgGAACCGCGGCCAGGAGCAGCCTCTGCGCCTGGCCCGCCGTGAGGCG
The DNA window shown above is from Colletotrichum destructivum chromosome 2, complete sequence and carries:
- a CDS encoding Putative peptidase S10, serine carboxypeptidase, alpha/Beta hydrolase, which produces MSKMMLPLLLSGLVGLAAAQFPPTPEGIKVLKSKFHQNVTISYKEPGICETTPGVKSYAGYVHLPPGTLDDVDGEAQDYPINTFFWFFEARKAPENAPLAIWLNGGPGGSSIMGLLEENGPCFVNEDSKTTRLNPWSWNNEVNLLYIDQPNQVGFSYDTPTNITIHEALDPDLGPGMHMYPADFGDGGTLPEAGNYTYRYGTASSQETSHTANTTAHAAHALWHFAQTWFFEFPGYRPADDRVSLWAESYGGHYAPGIFRHFQAQNERIRDGSSAERNARYIHLDTLGIVNGLIDLAVQGESWITFPYNNTYGIQVFNQSIHDQLLHNWTRPDGCRDLILGCQEALKEHGPLVAKGVKTNATEVCWLFLEECGYNAAMLYQTIPDGKGWYDIGHDRNDPFPAPHMYGYLTEGEVLSSLGVPVNYSESAGAVGRGFGQTFDMILGGFGESIGYLLDNGVKVHMMYGDRDYACNWVGGEKASLAIPYNRSAAFASAGYAPLITPDGVTGMTRQLGNYSFSRVFQAGHEVPAYQPVTAYEIFMRATFNRDIATGLVPVTDALATVGVRDTWHIKNAPPPPPDPICYVLKPETCRPEVWERVADGTARVKDWYVVGGVGDDGDGDGGDGDGDDDDAQSGRPDGQVSEEL
- a CDS encoding Putative GDSL lipase/esterase, SGNH hydrolase superfamily, which translates into the protein MIFSTATLLGVASTAVLASPVAPDSSFNWKNTEYVLTFGDSYTFVQGTEGRWAYSFIGSQLNISFTPEQLLGDRIVPGQNTSSAGGPNWVQELTGCKEGHPRDCDRQLWGFAYAGADISTTFVPLHWNHTISYEKQIEQWDTWGKPVIDADAGKTLVASWIGINDINDMASFKLPFNGLSTWEELYTAVVAEQFAALETVYEAGYRHFLFLNLPPLDKNPASQLNPARLPNTSMIKTYNEAVNQTARAFSEKHPGATALVFDTYGWLTRVFDDAAAYGITNTTSFCPQYKAWDIETNYAAYGCQPIGEYFWYNSGHITYTAHRALAGKVDEFLAEKSVGRCGGRNRTESAWGTRWIGGEST
- a CDS encoding Putative UbiA prenyltransferase family, which produces MAAGVEGSPLLEKPLGASSSGLVKLAPEGMKPFQQAVFHLKTLYLFTKSDIKTVLAPQIIFILSAVLCREPLTEGHGQTALEIARRLPLAVFWIWLHLVVCGISNQRLESSIIEDELNKPWRPLAAKRLTAGQAQRLLLAAVPLAVGVSAALGCGLLPTLSMTTLLWMYNDLDGSSIDIWARNAINTGGIMCFSAGSLAVLSGAALLPRSWAWIAVTGAAIATTVQALDFPDMEGDRARGRKTIPLLYGEKIARGGLAFAVLVWSAACPMFWGLRPLFWVAPVGVGGLMAALTVLRRNEKTDDVVAKLWCLWMSVLYVLPLLTAWEA